In Crinalium epipsammum PCC 9333, the following are encoded in one genomic region:
- a CDS encoding helix-turn-helix domain-containing protein, giving the protein MKETQIHIHQEQIDKLKDIGSRLRQFRQAQSLSLEDVASKTRVQARLLKAIEEGRIDILPEPVYVQGFIKRFADAIGLDGEDLASEYPTWPSIFFIKPSWLSLPSAQLRPVHLYFSYILLVFLAVNALSAIVNKSAIQVSNADISEPKLDQPVAKSRDLQASLPDKLHLNHSSSKPAEITQAMVVSENTTTTEPVRVGVTLKAESWMQVIVDGKKEFEGTLQPGDQRTWVAKEQLTVLAGNAGGVLIAFNDEKPKELGEPNKPQKVTFEANEKF; this is encoded by the coding sequence ATGAAGGAGACTCAAATCCATATTCACCAAGAACAAATAGATAAGCTTAAAGATATTGGATCTCGTTTACGGCAATTTCGCCAAGCACAGTCTCTATCCTTAGAAGATGTGGCTTCTAAAACCCGCGTTCAGGCACGTCTACTCAAAGCAATTGAGGAAGGCAGAATTGACATATTGCCTGAGCCTGTTTATGTTCAAGGGTTTATCAAACGATTTGCCGATGCAATTGGTCTTGACGGTGAAGATCTTGCCAGCGAGTATCCGACTTGGCCTAGTATATTTTTTATCAAACCTTCTTGGCTGAGTTTACCGTCGGCTCAACTGCGACCAGTTCATCTTTACTTTAGCTATATTTTGTTAGTGTTTTTGGCTGTAAATGCTTTATCTGCTATTGTTAACAAGTCGGCAATTCAAGTTAGCAACGCTGACATTAGTGAACCAAAATTAGACCAGCCTGTTGCTAAAAGCAGGGACTTACAGGCGAGCTTGCCTGATAAGCTACATCTCAACCATAGTAGCAGCAAGCCAGCAGAAATTACTCAGGCAATGGTAGTTAGCGAAAATACCACCACTACAGAGCCCGTGCGGGTAGGTGTGACGCTGAAAGCTGAATCTTGGATGCAGGTTATAGTTGACGGTAAAAAGGAGTTTGAGGGAACTTTGCAACCAGGAGATCAACGCACTTGGGTTGCTAAAGAGCAACTAACTGTACTCGCGGGTAATGCTGGTGGTGTTTTAATTGCTTTTAATGATGAAAAGCCAAAAGAATTGGGAGAACCAAATAAACCTCAAAAAGTTACTTTTGAAGCTAATGAAAAGTTTTAA